The Mytilus galloprovincialis chromosome 4, xbMytGall1.hap1.1, whole genome shotgun sequence genome contains a region encoding:
- the LOC143072840 gene encoding uncharacterized protein LOC143072840 produces MDNVIKQGYLKKSRPTAPGSNPANSFLQLFEPTRWFVFGLRIRRPYLEYYEKEQHVFTAQPINNFDLYECTKVTYTLGRNNRNWTFCLFLQDRVLELTADSREVMLSWCRTLEHTLQNYGALKHVPSEHIYSDYPVRYKPKKSASPPPIEDRDSATPTPPPSEPAPPVPRENGLVPLQPRAGAEYCNSDWVVAEKPESEHSEPDTSEDDFVNEEFFKQKKLEAFSSNTLKPISKTENPFVLHSRSVASLPLRSFSLPAEYANDTPQLPARPHRNKPVTAGTSEPQYSQVNKLKPKPEPDSEDVYESAFDFDDQGTQCNNSNRNTLTDLSSYTTDELDEGVYEAAFDVRDTQPLFEKKKSDPIVELPKRKSKLKDINELSSEKRKSQIAVEENIYSGFNCGEEQNNDVKFVDKKADLANNNIKNENIYSNTNSTDIPVSKGHLKDNTSQNQNKDHIYSNTNACINTEATSKETMINDEESQGTASPVKPPRRNSRNASKKKVDPGYANFDKAGNNNSKKVAEKHEKTVETVPLPVRPQPVKENIYDFGKCLPPPVNKSEISKADLYSNLNSIQEQSRGSADLKLSSKYTIPPPLNLNFDHARSDSSSPETPRRLIESLKMPSKFEPVSTKNDLEDLPPSPTSPTTPVNNPGIDFPTVHKSVINVTDMSHKKQSTPSPKPRHSRTTSHSPKIRHSDDTVKEAPNVLLPKSRLVSGKQERPRSLIMPQQYDYMSSVHQPVRKNTGEALYSPVLNKKWFGSQPMPGISSQPKAVVASQPILNLGSSIGSQPVSKNGFQPISTETDEIYQVPKRARSVKVKHEPQPTFISRDIESNALGSSPSHDGFQFNVPKRQTSAEDNEDEDDDSHDYEDATMRHGEPPLPPRRTNAAASNNRSQSVYVPCNINPEASNKVIIRQTSLRERQRITSAPGLVTVLPLKQSEIDILQEEQQSHGIIVKISPAACQKIALVDSFNGVWIIGWDFKHYPRLSESIHIGDEVTKINDLRVTNANMAKKALKSCNTEQIDLVIKRLPYAKVMAIRRQQTGENLGLQRLGGTAEITYVDPSGLTAQHGLTKHASCVESEGTCNWWITEINNRPLNLSFKGNEIEAKLNAVGKDISIVVHPSDFIKELKRQLKKMRNFKDFMAVA; encoded by the exons ATGGATAACGTCATTAAACAGGGTTACTTGAAGAAATCCAGACCAACAGCTCCTGGAAGTAATCCAGCGAACAGCTTTCTCCAG CTGTTTGAACCAACACGATGGTTTGTGTTTGGTCTTCGGATTCGTCGTCCATATTTAGAGTATTATGAAAAAGAGCAGCATGTTTTCACAGCTCAGCCAATCAACAACTTTGATCTCTATGAATGCACTAAAGTGACTTATACTCTAGGTCGCAACAACAGAAACTggacattttgtttatttctacaAGACAGGGTTCTAGAATTAACAGCAGATTCAAG GGAGGTGATGTTAAGTTGGTGTAGGACTCTGGAACATACATTACAAAATTATGGAGCTTTA AAACATGTGCCATCAGAACACATATACAGTGATTATCCAGTAAGATACAAACCAAAGAAGTCAGCCAGTCCCCCACCAATAGAAGACAGAGATTCAGCCACACCCACTCCACCTCCCTCTGAACCTGCTCCACCTGTTCCTCGAGAGAATGGACTGGTGCCCTTACAACCCAGAGCAGGAGCTGAATATTGTAATTCAG ACTGGGTAGTGGCTGAGAAACCAGAGTCTGAACACAGTGAACCAGACACCTCAGAAGATGATTTTGTCAATGAAGAGTtctttaaacagaaaaaattaGAAGCATTTAGTAGTAATACATTAAAACCAATATCAAAAACTGAAAATCCTTTCGTATTACACTCCAGATCAGTTGCTTCACTGCCCCTGAGGTCTTTTAGTTTGCCAGCAGAATATGCAAATGATACTCCTCAGTTACCAGCTAGACCACACAGGAATAAACCAGTCACGGCTGGTACCTCAGAACCTCAGTACAGTcaagtaaacaaattaaaacccAAACCAGAACCAGATTCTGAAGATGTTTATGAATCAGCATTTGATTTTGATGATCAGGGTACACAATGTAATaattcaaatagaaatacattaaCTGACCTGTCAAGTTATACAACTGATGAATTAGATGAGGGTGTATATGAGGCAGCTTTTGATGTTCGTGATACCCAACCtctgtttgagaaaaaaaaatctgatccaATTGTTGAATTACCAAAGCGAAAGTCTAAATTAAAAGATATCAATGAACTTTCGTCTGAGAAAAGAAAAAGTCAAATTGCTGTTGAGGAAAATATCTATTCAGGTTTTAATTGTGGTGAAGAGCAAAACAATGATGTAAAATTTGTTGACAAAAAGGCTGACCTTGCaaacaacaatattaaaaatgaaaacatttacaGCAATACTAATTCTACGGACATTCCTGTGTCTAAGGGACATTTGAAAGATAATAcaagtcaaaatcaaaacaagGATCATATTTATTCCAATACTAATGCATGCATTAATACTGAAGCTACATCAAAAGAAACAATGATTAATGACGAAGAGTCTCAAGGAACTGCTAGTCCAGTCAAACCCCCTAGAAGGAACTCAAGAAATGCATCGAAAAAGAAAGTAGATCCAGGCTATGCAAATTTTGATAAAGCAGGAAATAATAATTCCAAAAAGGTGGCAGAAAAACATGAAAAGACTGTAGAAACTGTTCCTTTACCTGTTAGACCTCAACCTGTGAAGGAAAATATTTATGACTTTGGAAAATGTTTACCGCCTCCTGTGAACAAAAGTGAAATATCAAAGGCTGATTTATATAGTAATTTGAATTCCATTCAAGAACAATCCCGTGGCAGTGCTGATTTAAAGCTAAGCTCAAAGTATACAATTCCACCACCattgaatttaaattttgatcATGCAAGATCTGATTCCTCCTCCCCTGAAACTCCTCGGAGATTAATTGAGTCACTTAAAATGCCATCTAAATTTGAACCTGTATCAACCAAAAATGATCTTGAGGACTTGCCACCATCCCCAACCTCACCAACAACACCTGTCAACAATCCTGGTATAGACTTTCCTACTGTTCATAAATCCGTAATAAATGTGACTGATATGTCTCATAAGAAACAGTCAACCCCATCACCAAAACCTCGTCACTCCAGAACTACATCACACTCACCAAAAATAAGACATTCTGACGACACAGTCAAGGAAGCTCCAAATGTACTATTACCTAAGTCAAGGCTCGTTTCTGGAAAACAGGAACGTCCACGGTCTTTGATAATGCCACAGCAGTATGACTACATGTCGTCTGTTCACCAACCTGTGCGCAAAAATACTGGAGAAGCATTATATTCCCCTGTGTTAAATAAGAAATGGTTTGGTTCTCAACCAATGCCTGGAATAAGCTCTCAACCAAAAGCTGTTGTTGCTTCACAACCAATTTTAAATCTTGGTTCCAGTATTGGATCTCAACCAGTATCAAAGAATGGATTTCAACCAATTTCTACGGAAACAGACGAAATTTATCAAGTGCCAAAAAGAGCCAGATCTGTAAAGGTAAAACATGAACCTCAACCGACTTTCATTAGTCGTGATATTGAAAGTAATGCTCTTGGTTCTTCGCCAAGCCATGATGGCTTCCAGTTTAATGTCCCTAAGCGACAGACGTCTGCTGAGGATAATGAAGATGAAGACGATGATTCACATGATTATGAAGATGCCACTATGCGTCATGGTGAACCACCTCTGCCACCAAGACGAACCAATGCAGCTGCTTCGAATAACCGTAGTCAGAGTGTGTATGTGCCATGTAATATTAACCCAGAAGCATCAAACAAAG tgatTATAAGACAGACATCATTACGTGAGAGACAGAGGATTACATCAGCGCCAGGATTGGTGACTGTTCTGCCACTAAAACAGAGTGAAATAGACATTTTACAGGAAGAACAACAATCACATGGCATAATTGTTAAAATATCTCCAGCAGCTTGTCAAAAGATAGCTTTGGTGGATAGCTTTAATGGAGTGTG GATTATAGGATGGGATTTTAAACATTATCCAAGGTTATCTGAGAGTATTCACATTGGTGATGAAGTTACAAAAATCAACGACCTCAGGGTAACTAACGCTAACATGGCTAAGAAAGCGTTGAAATCGTGCAATACAGAACAGATAGATCTGGTTATAAAACGTCTTCCTTACGCTAAAGTGATGGCCATACGAAGACAGCAGACTGGTGAAAACCTAGGATTACAACGTCTAGGAGGAACTGCTGAG ATAACTTATGTGGACCCCTCAGGACTAACTGCTCAACATGGCTTGACTAAACATGCTTCGTGTGTGGAGAGTGAGGGAACCTGTAACTGGTGGATTACTGAAATAAATAATAGACCACTTAATCTGTCCTTCAAGGGCAATGAG ATTGAGGCTAAGCTAAATGCAGTAGGCAAAGACATTTCTATTGTTGTTCATCCATCAGATTTTATAAAGGAACTTAAAAGACAGCTGAAAAAGATGAGAAACTTTAAAGACTTCATGGCTGTGGCGTAA